Proteins from one Macrobrachium rosenbergii isolate ZJJX-2024 chromosome 14, ASM4041242v1, whole genome shotgun sequence genomic window:
- the LOC136846059 gene encoding uncharacterized protein has product MAALPEIKTTAAHVTNSTSAPEIKTTAAPVTNNSTSAPEIKTTAVPATNSSTSVPEIKTTAAPVTNISTSAPEIKTTAVPVTNSSTSVPEIKTTAAPVTNGSTSAPEIKSTAAPVTSSSTSAPEIKTTAAPVTNSSTSAPEIKTTAAHVTNSSTSAPEIKTTAAPVTNSSTSSPEIKTTAAPVTNSSTSAPVIKTTADHVTNGSTSAPEIKTTAASVTNSSTFAPEIKTTAASVTNSSTSAPEIKTTAASVTNSSTSAPEIKTTAAHATNSSTSAPEIKTTAALSPISALLLQKSKPQKHLSPTAAHLLQKSKPQQHLLPIPALLLQKSKPQQLTLQIAALLLQNSKPQKHLSPIAAHLLQKSRPQQLLSQISALLLQNSKPQHHLSPVAALLLQKSRPQQPMLPATAHWLQNSKQPRVLM; this is encoded by the coding sequence ATGGCAGCACTTCCAGAAATCAAGACCACAGCAGCACATGTTACCAATAGCACTTCTGCTCCAGAAATCAAAACCACAGCAGCTCCTGTTACCAACAACAGTACTTCTGCTCCAGAAATAAAAACCACAGCAGTACCGGCCACCAATAGCAGCACCTCTGTTCCTGAAATCAAAACCACAGCAGCACCTGTCACCAATATCAGCACTTCTGCTCCAGAAATCAAAACCACAGCAGTACCTGTTACCAATAGCAGCACCTCTGTTCCTGAAATCAAAACCACAGCAGCACCTGTCACCAATGGCAGCACTTCTGCTCCAGAAATCAAATCCACAGCAGCACCTGTTACCAGCAGCAGCACTTCAGCTCCAGAAATCAAAACCACAGCAGCACCTGTCACCAATAGCAGTACTTCTGCTCCAGAAATCAAAACCACAGCAGCACATGTTACCAATAGCAGCACTTCTGCTCCAGAAATCAAAACCACAGCAGCTCCCGTTACAAATAGCAGCACTTCTTCCCCAGAAATCAAGACCACAGCAGCACCTGTTACCAATAGCAGCACTTCAGCTCCAGTAATTAAGACCACAGCAGACCATGTTACCAATGGCAGCACTTCTGCTCCAGAAATCAAAACCACAGCAGCATCTGTTACCAATAGCAGCACTTTTGCTCCAGAAATCAAAACCACAGCAGCATCTGTTACAAATAGCAGCACTTCTGCTCCAGAAATCAAAACCACAGCAGCATCTGTTACCAATAGCAGCACTTCAGCTCCAGAAATCAAGACCACAGCAGCCCATGCTACCAATAGCAGCACTTCAGCTCCAGAAATCAAGACCACAGCAGCTCTGTCACCAATATCAGCACTTCTGCTCCAGAAATCAAAACCACAGAAGCATCTGTCACCAACAGCAGCACATCTGCTCCAGAAATCAAAACCACAGCAGCATCTGTTACCAATCCCAGCACTTCTGCTCCAGAAATCAAAACCACAGCAGCTCACCTTACAAATAGCAGCACTTCTGCTCCAGAATTCAAAACCACAGAAGCACCTGTCACCAATAGCAGCACATCTGCTCCAGAAATCAAGACCACAGCAGCTCCTGTCACAAATATCAGCACTTCTGCTCCAGAATTCAAAACCACAGCATCACCTGTCACCAGTAGCAGCACTTCTGCTCCAGAAATCAAGACCACAGCAGCCCATGCTACCAGCAACAGCACACTGGCTCCAGAATTCGAAACAACCTCGAGTACTGATGTAA
- the LOC136846058 gene encoding mucin-7-like, whose product MIRLPLLSAIVLSVIWTRIGAYPSLTAPPEIAALCPNPPGEYPLLISNPADCRSFYMCSWDNMAFLQHCPPVLYFNPSLQVCDSPANVDCSISTTASPVAPNTTVAEKTATSPVPISNSTSLEYPTPPVPLEPVTAPPSVAALCPNPPQEFPLLLANPVDCNSFFMCSWNGVAYLQNCPANLHFNPELQVCDFPSSFRCSVSTTPPPFTNSSTSAPATNSSTSTPEIKTTAAPVTNSSISTPEIKTTAVPVTNSSTSTPEIKTTAAPITNSSTSAPEIKTTAAPVTNSSTSAPEIKTTAVPVTNSSTSTPEIKTTAAPITNSSTSAPEIKTTAAPVTNSTSAPEIKTTAAPVSSEIKTTAVLLLFLKSRPQTLLPMAHSAPEIKTTAAPVSGRTSARNQNHSTCHQYQHFCSRNQNHSSTLLPMAALLLQKSKPQQHLSPISEIKTTAAPPTTVPEIKNHSSTGHQ is encoded by the exons ATGATTCGCTTACC ATTACTGAGCGCCATTGTCCTCAGCGTGATTTGGACAAGAATAGGGGCTTACCCATCACTTACGGCTCCTCCAGAGATTGCTGCTCTTTGTCCGAATCCTCCTGGGGAGTACCCTCTGCTCATATCAAATCCTGCAGATTGCAGATCGTTTTACATGTGCTCCTGGGACAATATGGCCTTTTTGCAGCACTGTCCTCCAGTTTTATACTTCAACCCATCATTACAAGTTTGTGACTCACCTGCCAACGTAGACTGCAGCATATCTACAACAGCCTCGCCTGTTGCCCCAAATACGACAGTTGCAGAAAAAACTGCAACATCACCTGTGCCGATTTCCAACAGTACTAGTCTTGAATATCCAACACCACCTGTGCCACTCGAACCTGTAACTGCCCCACCTAGCGTTGCTGCCCTTTGTCCTAATCCTCCTCAAGAGTTTCCCCTCCTTCTGGCGAACCCAGTAGACTGTAATTCTTTTTTCATGTGTTCATGGAATGGTGTGGCATACTTACAAAATTGCCCAGCTAATCTCCATTTCAACCCAGAATTACAAGTTTGCGACTTTCCATCCAGCTTCAGGTGCAGTGTTtccaccacaccaccaccattTACTAACAGCAGCACATCAGCACCTGCTACCAATAGCAGCACTTCTACCCCAGAAATCAAAACCACAGCAGCACCTGTTACCAATAGCAGCATTTCTACTCCAGAAATCAAAACCACAGCAGTACCTGTTACCAACAGCAGCACTTCTACTCCAGAAATCAAAACCACAGCAGCACCTATTACCAATAGCAGCACTTCTGCCCCAGAAATCAAAACCACAGCAGCACCTGTTACCAATAGCAGCACTTCTGCTCCAGAAATCAAAACCACAGCAGTACCTGTTACCAACAGCAGCACTTCTACTCCAGAAATCAAAACCACAGCAGCACCTATTACCAATAGCAGCACTTCTGCTCCAGAAATCAAGACTACAGCAGCACCTGTAACCAATAGCACTTCTGCTCCAGAAATCAAAACCACAGCAGCTCCTGTTAGCTCAGAAATCAAAACCACAGCAGTACTACTTCTGTTCCTGAAATCAAGACCACAGACCCTGTTACCAATGGCACACTCTGCTCCAGAAATCAAAACCACAGCAGCTCCTGTTAGTGGCAGGACTTCTGCCAGAAATCAAAACCACAGCACCTGTCACCAATATCAGCACTTCTGCTCCAGAAATCAAAACCACAGCAGCACCCTGTTACCAATGGCAGCACTTCTGCTCCAGAAATCAAAACCACAGCAGCACCTGTCACCAATATCAGAAATCAAAACCACAGCAGCTCCTCCAACAACAGTACCAGAAATCAAAAACCACAGCAGTACCGGCCACCAATAG